In Enoplosus armatus isolate fEnoArm2 chromosome 16, fEnoArm2.hap1, whole genome shotgun sequence, the genomic window CTCAATGTGAAACAATGCTGCTGAAACGCAAGTGACAAAAACTGAAACTtatgttttattactttgttAGAAGGAATTAGAATAAGGAACTGGtgcaaaaaaataatcaaaaagaCGATTCTTGAAAGacactgactgaaatgtcactttcaacatacaaacacaaatttcctttatttatcacatttttcaGTTATACACTTTAATTGTGCAAACCAAGCAGACTTTCTAAAATGAGAGTATTGTGTAGATGTTCCGGACAATAGGACTAAGCAGCTTAAACTTCCTGAGAACCTCCCACACTGCTGGCTTATTTTGTCACATACCATCAAAAGGttacaggaaataaaaagaactACAACAAAGACCTGTCTTTCTTCCTCCGCTTTTATGTTCACAATCATCACAAGTCCTTTCTTAACGTACAGAAAAGATTAAAGGAGAACCACTTTGACAGGCTTGTAGCATGATAATCATTTTATGCAAGAAATGACATTTGTGTGATTTAACAGCAAAGACacaataaagtgtgtgtgtaatagttCCACAACtagatttaaataaaacagaaaatgaacttcCCATCAAACCCTGACATCAGTTATTGATGCACGTGCAACATCAAGGGGAAGGTCAATGAAtcacatacagcacatataAGCTATATTTGACTCGATAAGACCAAGTATGTTTTAATCACCCTCTAGCTATAGTCTGATATTTACACAGGCTAACTGATGCTTTTTGGTGTTTTGGGTGATGCTTTGGGGTGGGGAGTGGTATGGCTGAGGTGGGTGTTTTTGCCCTCTGGTTCACCCCCTTTTTCTCCCAATGCACTATCCTCCTCTTGAGAAAGGGTAAACGCGAGTCTCTCACACCGACACAGGTTAGCTCTTCTCAGGTCGGTTCCTGTCCAACGCCGCTCTCGGTGTGAACTCCAGTTTCTCTTTCAGGCTAAGCACCTGGGTGCTGTCTATACCCACTTGCTCCTgcagcttcctctcctccctcagctcCAGGATGCCCTTCTCCTCTCGAGGTTTAGGGGTCCCCCTGACAAACCACTCCAGGTGGTAGCCCACTGCTCCCACGACAAAGGCCACAGGGAAGGTGACATAAGGGGCATAGGTCCGTAACGCTGTCCAAACCAGAGGCAGCATGACTGCACGCCGCCTTGGCTCCCAGGTGCTTCATAGggacaaaaaaagaatgacGTGATAAGTGCATTTGACACATAAAAGAGGATATTAAAAAGgaattgtttttcacattttaaatcatctAATCAAAACAAGTGAGGTAATAATAGTCTGCATTAGACATTGAATATAATTTAGTGGAAATTGTGGTGATAACTGAGATGTTTGAAATGGACTTACCCCCACACAGATATttgcaattttcttttttgcaataAAGTTATTCATAGAGGAGGTCAGGCAGACACCAGACATAAAGGCCTGTCTGTCCTTCTCATGCCCTCCTCACCTTTCCTTCGCTCCAACCAACAACACACATGTCATATATCTTACAAAACTAGTGGCGAAATCAGTCCAAGAAAGGTAATGACAGTCGTTATTACGCGTGAAACGAGAGCCTAAGTTAACCACCAATGTCAACGGAACGTCAGCCTTGCTATACCAACCTTAATGTAACTAGCAACGTTGACGATACGGTCTTTCGAGGGAAATGTGAGCATCATTACACATTTAACTGCAAGTTCAAATTCTATAGTCATTAGCGTTTGTTCGTGTGTTGCTTCTTTGCCGACATGAAAAGCAGGTCTCCTCGACTCAGCGAGGGCATTTATTTATGTCCGACGCCGTACGGTTTACTTTGTACATAAGCAATGACTATTACATGGTCAAATTTGTTATGGAGTTTGGAGTATGGAGGCAACGGGTGAGGAACATGGCTAGAACGAACTTGACACATCATCtgataatatgaaataataGCTATAATTTCTTCAGGGCTAttgcttcatttctctctctaatATTTTGACAATGGCATTAGTTTATTTCATTAGTCTTCACTCACCTTTACTGTTAGCACGTTGATGCAGCAGCGGATCAACGTAACTTCCGTGTAACTCTCTGTCACCTTCCTGGTTAAACGTCATTGGCTGATGAGCCTCGCTTTGCTGTAACCAAGAAGGTTTCACCTGCATTTTTCCCGGTGTTTTACCGGCCTCTAGTGGTAGACATTGTACACTACTTTGAGATGAGGAACGCCAAAACATGcgtttacattttgtttttcgttctaggaaacaaaaagagaatcAACAATATCTGCCACTGGCACTGATAGTGGTTGGTACCAATAAATTGTGTAATACTTtacaataattacattataGACAACAATGATACAGTCACTTTCAGATCATAATTTAAATGTGGACTAactgcaacagaaaatgaaagcagacttttctcgtttttctttttctgacatttataaaGTACTTTACTTACTActgtataatgtatataatcTGACAACTAATAACAAGTTATTATCAAGCTATAGAACTATTAAAtgctttataatcaaataaCCTAGTATGTGCTTTGTgactttcagaatcagaatcagaatctgaaatactttattgatccccggggggggggggggcgaaattatacagtaccggtgctcccattcaagggtagaaagtagcatacatttagaaataaaagtatgtaaaaaatattaaaaataagaaatagaaaataaaaatatacacatttacaatatttaagtgaaaaatatatacaatagcaatgtatgtattgcactattgtgtatgactatatatgtattgtactgacatttaaagaataaataattatgaggtagtatgtgtagaagcaggtccagatttccagtctgtttattcagtgtcagtgacactcagagggaggagttgaacagtttgatggccacaggcaggaatgtttgggaggaatgagtctcccactgaatgtgctcttgtgcctgaccagtacattatggagaggatgtgaaacattgtccaagatgacccgcagcttggacagcatcctcctctctgacaccaccgtcagagagtccagctccacacccacaacgtcactggccttgtggaTCAGTTTACTGAGTCTGTTCCGCCACCCTCAACGTAATTTCCGTGTCCAAGGCAGCTGTGTTCTCACACAACATACATGGATGTTTGTCCTTTGAAAGGTTTCTATGACTGGGAGCCATAAAAATACCATCTCTTACAGTGTTCAACATTGACGGCATTCTTGCACAAAGTCCTCCTCTCAAGGAATACTCATGAAAGGCTGACAGATCTGTCACCAGTCTTGTGTCACGCGCTGACGAGGCGTGAGCTACCCCTCTTGGATGACAAATCCCTCAAGTGCCAAAAgatagttttctttttcaaaaagcACACTTTGGCATATAAAGACAGGAACACTTTCAGAGGCTTGGTatactgcagacagacacaaacagttttagttgctttgcttttgtttacctTAACTGCTTATAGCAGCATGCAGAGACACTCGACACTCCGGTTGACTATGGGGGGAAGAAAATATTCCTACTGTAGTTTCTGGGTAGTGAATCGTTAAGTGTTCTTTGCAAACCTCTACATGAGTGATGACACTGATATTTCAGCTCCCAGGCCCAAACTATAGTTTTCCATAAAACCAGTGCAGGGTGCAGGGCACAGGGCTGATCTATAGCAATTGGAATGCAGCCTGTCAGGGAGCGATGACCAGATCTGACTCACTGGTCATTTGTGCAGACGCAGAAAGTTAAAAAATATGGAGCTTCATCCAAATTTTTATGTTATCATTACTTCAAATGACTGCTGAAATGATTGTGATTAACAGGATTCTGTGTGGGTGATTATGCTTCATGCTTCAAAATGATTCTTTTAAGCagttcctccctctctgctgtccaTCTTGTAGTTGCCAGAACTGGCATGTGATCAGTCCTGCTCATCCCCTGCAGGCTAACAACATTACTAGTGCCAGTTCTGGTTTACCAGCAACCGCAGCAGCGCCAGGATTATTTCGTCAGCTCCTGTTTATTAGCAAATGAGATTTAGAGCTGCACTAGCCAAGATTTGTATGCAAAAATACAACCATCTTATCAATCCAAATCACAAACTGGGGCTGACAGAGTGGAGCGTCACATCCTCACTGACTGAAGCCCcacagacctgctctatttgccCAAGTTAATCACAGATGTCAGGCATGGTCAGTAGTGGGAAATTTCCTCATTACATGGGAAATGACAATCAGGACTTAGGTTAAATCACTGTTGAATCACATGAGCCAGAAAAGGGCTGCTGCAATGCTCTCTATGGGCTGAAAGCTTCAAGCATGGTGCACTTTCGGCCACACTTGTGAGTTCCCAAACAGAATTTCTTGAAAGCGGTCCAGACACTAAACCACATCCATGTTCAGGTGATGTGTCCACAGAACAGAGGAGGTGGCAGGGAGAATGCATGCTTAGGGACCTGGGACAGCTAAGCTTGGCCTCAGAttaagatggaggaagaggggtAAGGAGGAGACAGGGGGTGGGATATGACCAAAAAAGGATGCACAAGAGAATTTGATGGATCGCCTCTGATTTGGAAAGAGacgaggagaagcaggaggactCTTGACGCAGACTGTGATCAAGCAGAGTAACAGCTGGTGAGGGAAAGAAGCGCCAGATGTGGAGGGGGAAGACAGactcttttgctcttttgtgcAGCCAATCTGCCCTGCAAAGGGAGAAACGCCACGACAGATTTTGGGCATTTTGAGGTCGAAGGTCATGATTAGGGTTCGGATATCAGCTAGCCATGACTGCTGTTAAAGACAATGCAGTCCACGACAGTAACAAGTGCATTCTTGCTGGGATAAAATATCAATTCTGAAGTTGTTTTCCTCCATTTAAGTACCCACAGTTACTCTTCTGTCACTTTTTAGAccagaaaaaaacttttattaccATGGTACTGCTGCATTTACACAATATTTACCCTTTAGATACAGATACTACGTACAGAATGTAGCTTCTTATGATatataaaaactgtattttttcattAGTGTGAATGGTCGTCAATATAAGAATATGAACACATCAAAACGTGATACCCaagcatttatttgtttttggcaTTACAAACCATTTTGGCATGTATACTGACTTGAGAACATATACCTCAGTGGAGTGTTAAAGTACTGGCCCCGCAATCACTGAAGATCCCATTTCATTGAGGTGAAAGTGGCAAACATAATAGGGAACACTTTTTAGTGCTTTTGGCACAGATGACCAGATCATTGTTTTTACTTGTGGTTGATACTGGCTCACAGGAGTACAATTtagcaaaaattaaaaaattaacttcattcattttttcccctaaaCACTCAAAATCATTTTGTTACAGAGTGTGAGAgtagaaattattttaaaacgtggcctttttttttgcttaattaCACACATTGCAATACAAAGAAATATTCGATATAATGTGCAACCACTGCATGGAAATACCGTCTGGAATACTCCtgatatacacacatttaaaaggtCATTTTCAATGGCACAAGAACATGTTAATGCTGCATGTGAATTTGCAGTTCGGCATAATCACGGTCATGAAGTGAAATGAGCTCTGGAAGATTTAGTGATTCTTTCGCTCACTATCTGATACCTCCTCTAGCCAAGTCTTCACACCTGACAGATGTGTGGTTGGAGGGGTTGTGGGGTCAACATTCAGTGAATTAAACATGTGTAAACAAGTGCTCTCCTGTATCTCAGTTAAACTATCAAGTACTGGTACTAGTAAACAAGAACCAAGGCAACTATGGTACGATTATGACTGTTTAGAGGAGCCTACAGTGTGTGGTGCCACAATCACTTTCCTGCTGACCCTCTGGTGAAAGTTCAGCTATCCAGTAAAGGCTGTAGCTACCTTTATAACAGCCACTGAACTTTGTGTACATACCAACAGGTGGGGGCATTTATGGGAGGAGCAttgaaaacagagcagaaaatgaCCTGAACATGGAATGACACTGCGAGTCCACGGTGCAGAGGGACTGTCGGTGGAACGAGGCTCACATGAGCTTGGTGATGGCCCCAGAGAGGAAATCCTCATAGCTGAGGCGCACGTTGCCCGTCATGGCCGTGTCTCTCTCCCTGAAGGCCTGCGTTATGATCTGCAGCTGGGTGCACACGTGGATGAAGCGGTCCAGCTGGATGCCGGGTCGTCCGCCTCGCACGGTGAAGCGCCGCACCAACGTCTCGGAGAACTGGGGACTCAGGTTGTAGCCCATCTGAGCCAGGgctgaaagagaaacaaggTTGAGACACCAATTGTCCCGATTAAGGTcatttttgtttacaaaatTACCCCATAACCCAATTAACTGTCGcgtctttaacacacacacacacacacaaatgggtTACCTTGCTGTAGCTCCGTGCCACTGATACAGCCTGAGCGATCTCTGTCATATTGCTGAAAGAGCGCTCTCCACCGCTGCATGAACTCCCACAGTGCTGAGAAGCCAAACAGATCCATCCGACCTGACCGCGTCTTGTCAAACATGTCTAACAGGAAATACATAACACAGCATGTTCAGACAAACAGGACATCAGACAGTTTTCTTCAGTTATTGTTCCACGTTCTTGCGAAACATATGCACAAATGTGAAGTGCCCCCCCCATGTTTCCAGCGAGCCCATCGTCCATCACTATGGATCTTCTCCGTGTGTTATCTAAAGGTAGCACACAGAAGTCACACATTTCTCATTATGGTAATGGCCCACATTAGTCACTGTCTGGCAAATACAACTGGAATGTAGGGACGCACAACTAACAAGCACCAAGACTCCTGGCTGCTTACATTTCTCCTTTTAGAAACAGAAGAGATTTCTATTTAGACTTCTGGGAGATTTAGGGGGCTTCTCCTAAATAAAACCAGCCTACTTTCCTCACTCACTTGTTTTTCCTAAATAATCTCTgaaagtattttacattttaaacactgtgTCATTTTTCCTCCCAAGAAACACTGTCAAAGCATTTATTACCAATTGGTCAACACAGAGCGACCTCTGTTGAGCTTTTCATTTGGCTGCAACTGTATGGCTTACTGATCATCATGAGGCAGGTCTCGTCATTAAAGGCGGACCAGTTGGAGTTGACGAGTGCCTGCTTCAGCTCCTTTTGGTTGATGAAACCACTGTGGTCCGTGTCAACTGCCTGGAACCACTGGTACGCCTCTTGATTAACGCCAGGAGGGATGTTACCTACAGAGAGGAAGAATAAGAGGAGTAATAAGATGATGAGGAAAGGAGGGCTGGTTCAGACTGACTTTGAAGATGCCCATCAATGAGAGATTGTTTTCTTAGCATAATCTGGTTTCCAtcactgttttcctcttcttcttcaatcGGTCTGAAccaactattttgatttattCTCTTTATCATTTCCCATCCTTATTCTTTCTACCAGTTATTATTTTCACTGAAGCTCTCAGGCTTTGAGgagtaacagaaaaaaaagaaacagtgaaagagCGAAGAAAAAGAGTGTGAAGATTCTTGGAAATTAAACGGCTGCCTCCTTCCGAtgcacagtatttatttatttatgtggagATGAAGAAACACGCTTCTGCCGTCTGACAGTTGAAACTGCGCCGACTGTCAAGCAAAAACTTGatcataaaaaataatacatctGTGCTCGACTCGATCTTTTGGCTTTGGTGTTAGAATGACTATAACATGAAATACACTTTGTAGATAATTGACATGCCAAATATAAGAGTGCTCTTTATATGCGTTTGAGTTGAACAATTAGTAGAAACTGCACTGACATGTTACTTGCTGGAAGAATGTGTGGATAAGAGAGGAATAACATTACAATTGTGTGAGATTATACCAACAAATATTTCATCAAGTTAGAAATACTGGTTTGTGACAGCTGTAAATAACATCTGATAACTCCACTATCCAatttgtttcattaaaataatgtaCAATCTTCCagtaagggaaaaaaaaccaaTATTCAGGAGTATCTGAATCTCACTACAGTTGTGAAACCATTTGGTATTCTGCTAAAGAATACCTCCCCAACCTTAGTTACACATGCTCAGGCACgggctgtggaaaaaaaaggtagCGGCAGGGTCAAGGGGTGGCGGAAAAGTCATCTCAGCGAGAAGGAGATGCTGTCGGAGCAAGAGGCCATTCATTACCTGAATacatggaggaagagaaagggagtgtTGGAAAATATGGTGTGAGGCgaggggaggagtggagggagggCTGATTGTCAGAAAAATGAATGTGGATAGAGGGACAGGTGACACTTCAGGCCGGACCCTGATGGATTCAGTCCCTGTGGGGAGTGATAGCAACATAGGCTATCAGGTTCTGACTTAGTCCTAGCTGCTACAGGAAACattgcaatcacacacacacaacacactcttTACCCATCTGTCTCTTACTCTGTTTAGCCCTCACTCAGTATTACCGGAGTCATCACTCCAGCCGTGTAATCCTGCTGAGGGGCACAAACTGAACTCTGTCTCTACATGACTGTCTGGGAACGTGAGTCATTTTCTATCCATCATCCCagcagagagtgagggagggagaagaggagagagaagcaaTGAAGAAGGGGGGAATGAGAGCCTATCTGCAGTCTGCTCATGTTCACGATATGCCCCTTCAACTCCCTCAGGCAAAGGTACCGCAGAAGCTGACACAGCTCCAGCCTCAGCCTATAGCTACCTGCAGCTTGGTGTCCATAATGTCCTCCATGAGGTTGTGCTCCATAACCACCATAAGGCCCGCCGGGGGCACCCCCTGGTCCCGGCCCATACTGCCCTCCCTGACCTGGGGCTCCATAAGCGCCATAAGGACCTCCTTGTGGACGTGGTGCACCTCCGTATGGAGCTGAGGGGTGATGCCCGTAGGGACCACTGCCTCCACCGTATGGAGCACTGGGTGGTGGGTTGCCTCCTCCTGGATAGCCCTACAGGGATAGACAAGTTCACTGAGACTGTGCGATAAACACAGGGAACAAATGGGCTGTGTGTAGATGGATGAAGCCTCTCTTGTGAGATGTAAAACGCATTCACAGTTAGAAGTTTTACTGTATATAGAAAACTTTAGGTAATATGTGTAGTACTCGCTACccagtagtagtaataatccCACATGTAAGACTCTGCAGGGGGCCATTCTCAGTACTTCTACATTTGGCTGATACTACTTCTGTACTTTCcttgtgtaaaaatgtgaatgtagGACTTGTAGTGaggtattgttacttttacttagggTCTGAATACCACTCAAAGTACACGCTATAGCGATATTTGGCTCATAAAAACTACCAACACTTTGACTTCCACATAAGTAAACAAGCAATATTTCAAGACTGTCCTGGTCATTTAAAAATACGGGAAAAGCCTACGACAACAGTTACATACTGTTGAACTATAACTCCAGCAATGTTAGCGCAATTTAAATTAATATCACGTTAGCAAAACACAAATAGCAACAGTTACACTGTTTACTGCTATCACAGCAAACAGATGAAGGGCTAACGTTACTGGTGTTTCTGTGACATTAACCATTAGTTACGTTGTATCGCTGCAAAAAAACAGATAATACGGTTATTTAACAATAGTAACATGTTATTGTAG contains:
- the smim12 gene encoding small integral membrane protein 12, whose translation is MLPLVWTALRTYAPYVTFPVAFVVGAVGYHLEWFVRGTPKPREEKGILELREERKLQEQVGIDSTQVLSLKEKLEFTPRAALDRNRPEKS
- the pef1 gene encoding peflin encodes the protein MSFHYGQGYPGGGNPPPSAPYGGGSGPYGHHPSAPYGGAPRPQGGPYGAYGAPGQGGQYGPGPGGAPGGPYGGYGAQPHGGHYGHQAAGNIPPGVNQEAYQWFQAVDTDHSGFINQKELKQALVNSNWSAFNDETCLMMINMFDKTRSGRMDLFGFSALWEFMQRWRALFQQYDRDRSGCISGTELQQALAQMGYNLSPQFSETLVRRFTVRGGRPGIQLDRFIHVCTQLQIITQAFRERDTAMTGNVRLSYEDFLSGAITKLM